Below is a window of Dromiciops gliroides isolate mDroGli1 chromosome 5, mDroGli1.pri, whole genome shotgun sequence DNA.
CTGATTACATTCCTAATAAAATTCTCATTAGCACATATTAAGCCATTATTGAACACCTGGATATACTTTGTTCCCCCTGAATCATAAACAAGATGTAGGGAATTCGTTGCACTACCTATGCTATGATTTCAGATGGAGTATAAGGGAAATGTCCTCATTCTAGGTTCACTGATATCTTCCTAGAATCTACTGGAATCATGGGAACTGGAATACCATAGATTCGCTTGCATTCGTATTACataggtctttcaaagttgaccTGAAAccaatatattttattctctccTAAACTTGGGCAAGATCCTCTTATTTGCACACAAGCTATAAGGACTTCCCAAAAGAACGGTGGCTGTGGAACTGGAATAGGTGTGTCCTcctggtgttgtttttttttttttaatagctgctCAAGGAACATAGGTAAGGGCCTTCTCTTCATCTGCCCATTTGGGGAGAGATTAAAGTCACTGAGGCTTGTTCTCCCATTCTTACTCATTGAAAACTACATCTTCACTGCCACAGAAGCCTCAGTTTGCAGACAGGACACAGGAAAGGTAAGTTCAAAGTATGGCTTATGAATCTAGATGCTCTAAATACTCCTGGCTTGGGGGGAAAATTGGTGAGAATATTGGGggatgcatatgtatatatatatacacatacatacataatatacatatatatgtctgtatgtggatatgtctatgtacatgtgtatgtatatatgtttacacccatatatacacatatataatatatagcagCTCTCAATAGAAAAATATTATCCTCCCCAAATGAACATAGAATATTTTTCAGATTAGTCTTGATATTGTCATAGCTCAGACTCCCTAAGAGCAGATACTAAGTCATATACTTTTGGTTGAGCATACAgtgaatatttaacaaatagAAATTGAATTGTACTGAGATGAACAATTATTCATAAATTTTTGAAAACCTCCTTTCTGAATCATGGATGGTATGATCACCAGAAACTTCTAGCAGTGTTGAAAGTATTCTTATGATCTTAAATTAATTTTAGGAAAGATGGATCAGGGCAAGATGTCATTGGAAAACCAGCCAAAATACAAAGACTCTCCTACCCATTTGGTGAAAAATTCAAGGTTTTGTGTAACATTCAATAGGACAAACTCCCCAAAAGCATGACATGGACATGATCCTGTTAAGCTGGAGCTTCATCCATggaatattttttggtttttccaTTTGGAAGGAATGGATTCTTGGTACTTGAGGGCATTATTCTCTTTCCAGTCATTACCATCACATCTAAATAAGTTTTATAATATTATGTGATATTATATTTGGCTGTCTATAATGTGAGATCCCTGCTCTTTAGTCCAGAGCATGCTTATGCCTTTTGGAGTTTGATTGCTTTTTCATGTATTTGTTTTTCCAGCAAAAGAAGAGATTAAGCTAAGTTAGTATAAATACTTTTCAACTTTGGTTCTCTTAATGATCATTTTAAGAGATTTCACTTCTAGCTCCcaactttgtttgtttgtttgtttttaatttggtaATAACACCCATAACTGACTAACTAGCAGCCATTCTTTTGGGGTGGAGAGGAATGATGTGTTTCCCTCAAGTTTGACTGTCAGCATGTTTCTGCAGGATTCTCTGAGAAGAATATTCTATCTGGTGCCACTTAGGTGTCACCATGTCTTCGGACTGCTTTGAGATCACCAATGACTACTATCTCCTCTGTAACACTGAAGAAGCATGGGGCATCATTTTAGAGTCACTGGCAGCCATAGGGATAGTAGTAACAATTCTGTTCCTCCTGGTACTTCTCTTGCTCATGTATAAAGTTCAAGACTGCAATCGATGGAGCATCCTCCCCACCCAGTTTGTCTTCCTCCTGAGTGTGCTGGGTCTCTTCAGTCTCACCTTTGCCTTCATCGTCAGACTCAATCTACAGACTGGCCCTGTGCGCTACTTTCTCTTCGGCGTCCTTTTTGCTCTCTGTTATTCCTGCCTCCTGGCCCATGCTTCTAATCTGGTAAAGCTGGTCCAGGGGAGAGGCTCCTTTTCATGGTCAACATTACTGGGCATTGCTATTGGTGTGTGCCTATTACAGATCATCATTGCCATTGAGTATGTCACCCTCATAATGAACAGAGGTccaatgtttatatatatgacCACATATCAACTCAACGTAGACTTTGTTGCGCTTTTGACCTATGTCCTCTTCCTGATGGTCCTAACCTTCTTTGTATCCAAGGCCATCCTCTGCGGCCCCTGTGAAGCCTGGAGGTGCCATGGTACATATATTTTCATCACTATGGTTTTCTCAATTATTATCTGGGTAGTATGGATCACCATGCTCTTAAGAGGTAACCCCCAACTACAAAAACAGCCCAGATGGGATGATCCTGTCATCTGTATTGCCTTGGTCACCAATGCCTGGGTCTTCTTGCTGACGTACATTGTGCCTGAGTTCTATGATCTCTATTGCTCATGTAAGCAGGACAATGTCTTCCAAGCTCCAACTTTCCAGCAGAGCTTCAAACTGGAGACCCAGGATCTTTCTCGAGGTAAATAACATAGATTTTTGTACAATGGGGAGGTGATTGAGTGGAACAAGTTTGTTGGTTTTAAGGAATGGGCAGATTAGAGGTAAGTTTTAGGAAAGATGGTGATGCAGCAGTGCAGGCATAGAAATGGAGATGCCTgagatcatttaataaatgtaaatgaaaaaagaattcccTCAAAATATTGAGTATCATATATGGAGAgactaaaaaggaaatgaatcacTGGCACCAAGTGAGGTCATTTTGACTCTGAATGTATGCGGATGGTTATATTTAAAGCAGATAGTCTTACAAGATGTCAAATCAAACTTGAGATGTACAACTCTTGTGACATAGAATAGTTAAGCAAACTGCTTTGGTTCTTACATGCAAAAATCaaacctagggcagctaggtagcacagtagatagagcaccggccctggagtcaggaggacctgagttcaaatccagcttcagacacttgacactcagtagctgtgtgacactgggcaagtcacttaatccccattgccctgcaaaaaagaaaaagaaaaaaaaaatcaaacctagAAATAACTCAAAGTGAACTTACCCAAATAAAATGGACTATACTTTACAAGGCTAATTTTGAAGTCACAAGACTCAGGGGCTTCTCTAGGTCTGATCTTTTGAAATGGAGTTTGTGAGAAGACATTTGGTGTTTCAAACCCTGTCAATTTTTcctaagaggaaaaaagaacatttaagcCAGGGTCCCTGCATAAACCAGCATCACATTTTCTTTCTGCTACAGAAAATTAGTTGCTTCCTTTGATTTAAGACCAAgcttcctgtttatcttttactGAGGAACAAgttcagaaatatggaaagaaacagaggaaagagtattggctctggagtcaaaggcccgggttcaaatcccacatcctATGTTTTCTGCCTACTGGACCTGAGACAAGTCACAAAACTCCCTTGAACCTTTGAATGTTCACCTTTAAAATCAAGGGTactgaactagatgattttttttatagGATTGGGACCCAGTACCAAAATTTCCTAAGACATTTCAGTTCATAGAAATGCTATAACCCTGTAGCTTCTTTGAAAATTTGGGGGCTGATTATGCATAGTGTAAAGTACTACCACTTAGCCccaattttcatttctcattgGGAAATCCATTTCTTACAGGTGAGTTTATAGAATGTAAGCCTCCAAGacatttaatttaattacttATCTTGTACAGTTCAAGGTATGCTCATCACACTCAAACAATGACTAATAAAAACCTTCCCTTGAACACATGGAGTCACCAATTTATGAAATTGTAGGTGATGCTtcctaaaattgttttaaatccATAGCTAATTATAAATATAAGTTCAAAATAAGCCATATTCATACTTGTCTATTAATTAGTATCAGGTCAATTTAATAAGCCTCCAACATTAATACTATACATTACTCATTTATAGTACAACTACAGTAAAACAAACTAGAGAAAGAGCTTTTCTGTGTCCAAgtgcaacagcaacaaaacagtTCTGAAGTTCATGATGGATAAGCTGATAATGAAAAGGCAGCATAGCATTGacatgtttgcttttcttttcttaaaaagcaAATACATGAATGGAAGTGTAACATATGATAACAGACAATCCTCCCATTGTGTTTAGCACTGGTCAATCCCTTACAAGACTACCCTGTCGGGTTTTAGGATCTACTAATGAGACATGTGGGAAACTTGGAGAGAGTTTAAAGGAAATCCTAAAGATGAGTAAGGAGTTGGACCAGGAAATCTGTAAAGGATGGCCAAGGCTATTAAATCTTAGACTGGGAATCTTGAGGAACACAGGACACTTTCCAATGCAATCCACTTTTCAGAATCTCccatttcttgggggcagctaggtggtgcagtggataaagcactggccttggattcaggagggcctgagttcaaatccagcctcagacacttgacacttaactagctgtgtgaccctgggcaagtcacttaaccctcattgccctgcaaaaaaaaaaccaaaccaaaaaaaaaaatctcccatttctaaattgggattttattatatttaagatagattagatgatagatagagaaatgatggatggatggatggatggatagatggaagaATGGaagtatggatggatggatggatggatggatggatggatggatggatggatggatggatggatggaaggatggatggatggatggatggatggatggatggatggatggatggatggatggaggatttactaagtatttactatgttctGGGTACTATACGAAATGCTGGTGCTATCTACAAataagacaatctctgcccttaaggagcttacattctaatggggaaagacaacacataaaagaagtgCTGGGAAGAtagtggaggaggggaaggaaaagatggAGACCAGTGGAGCCATGTTGGGAAAACTATAAGAAGTGGTATGATGGCCTGGTTCCTAGCTAGGGAAGGCAAAAGGCTCTCCTATCAGGGCCCCCAGAGTCAGGAATGGTTTTCTAGTTTCTGGTGAGATTGAGATAGTTTGAGTGAGTCTGTGCTAGAAAGTGGCATGGTGTCCTTGACATATACTAATAGTTTAGAAgtcatttgaactgaggtttaaATTGTTCCTGCAAAGCACAAACCCATCATAAAACTTAGCAAGTGCCAAGTAGTACTGGTCATGTTTCCCAAAACAATGTTCTTCATGGCTGGATGAAAATCATCGGACATATTACTACACAGTCATGTTTGTGCTTAGAAACCTTAAGGAATCTCTACTTTCTTTCAAAATAGATTCCTCCCCCAGAGAAATCCCCTTCTCCTACTGTATATGCtttctcctctctggatttttgtgatgctgctctctcctgattctactcTTCCCTTCTGAACTGTGGCTTATTAGTTTATCATGCCATGCCCCCTAAGTGTGGCATCCTCCAAGCCTCTGtcctgttctcttttcttttccataggTTCAAATAAGTTCTTTCTTCAAATGATTTCCACATCAATTGATCCAGCCTTAGACTCCTTCTGAGCCCCAATCctacatctccaactgtcttttgAACATTTCAAACCAGATAACCTGtagccatctcaaactcaacctgtccaaaatAGAAATTAGCTACCCCACCTTTCCTGGCCTACATGTCTTCAAAATTtccctctaattctttttttttttttttttttggtgaggcaattggggttaagtgacttgcccggggtcacacagccagtaagtgttaagtatctgaggctggatttgaactcaggtcctcctgactccagggctagtgctctatccactgtgccatctagctgctcctccctCTAATTCTTGATGCCACTACCATCCTCCCAGAATCTCAGGTTCACAATTTCAGCATCATACTTGATTCCTCATTGTAACTCACCCTGCATCTAAAATCTGTTGACAAatcctgccatttctttcttttcaacatctctccttctttccactcacataaCCACAACCCTTGCTGAGGTCCTTATCGTCTCTCACTTGAACTGTTACGATAGCCTTCTAATAGGTCTTCCTACCTCAtcttttcccactccaatccaaactccacacagctgccaaaattattttcctttaggtCGACCATGTTACCCTCCCCACATAGTAAAGTCCAGAGGTTCTCTGTAACCTCAAGGATTCAAACTAAAGTCctctgacaggggcagctaggtggagcagtggaaaaggcactggccctggattcagaaggacttgagttcaagtccagacttagacacttgacactagctgtgtgaccctgggtaagtcatttaaccctcattgcccctccaaaaaaaaaagggtcctctggcatttaaaactcctCAGTGTCTAACTTCTTCCTACATTTCCACTCTCTACCCTCCGTCCATGCACTTTACGGTCCAGCCACACCAGCCAATTTGATTCcccatctttgtgcctttgcattggccatcCCTCAGGCTTATAATGCTCTCTCTCCACATCTCGACCTCTTAATATCCCAGGTTTAtatcaagacttagctcaaagatgatcttctgtgggaggtcttccctttcccccaaacaTTTTAGTCTTCCTTTCTGAAGTTACTTGCCTTGCACCCTGgaggtatattatatatacttatttatttattggttgttTCTTCCATTATTCTTTAAAGGCATGGACTTgtctttcctttgtatccctatcacttagcacagtgcccgacacaTAGCATGTCCTTAATAAGCATTGTTGATTGATTATCTGTTTGCATGAACCATTATTAATAAGAAGGCTATTTATTAGGGCCtcataaaattctttttcaaataatTCAGCCTCACATTCAATCAAGgaactttattaatttaataatagctaacatctatctagcacttttaaggtttgcaaaatactttgtattttttttccatttgatcttcacaaaccTCTTTGAAGTcgttgctgttattatccccattttacagatgaggtaactgaggctaaAATAGGTGACGTGACTTCCTGCATGATTAGGATTGATTAAGAGCATGGGGTTTATGAAACAACACAGTACAAATGCATTGAAAGGATTGAAGATAAATCAGGGAAGGGAATAACTAAAAGAATGAGATATCAGAAAGATTGTATCTTTTCAAATAGAACTAGGTGGAGTCTGATAGCATAGGATGATTTGGAGAGATGAAACCTTGTGTTtcttataataaatgtttgttaaattgagtattgaacatatatatatacatgtatatacatatatatgagtatagAATTGAGTATTAGTTAAGACACCATGAAATGAGTCAATATAAATTCTTtcgtcattcaataaatatttaagagcAATTGCAAGGCACTATTTCATGTTCTAGGGAAGATctatacaaaataagtaaaaagccTTGTTCTCAAGGTTCTTATGTCCTGTGAAGTTGATAAGACAAATACAAGCTAGAACAAGATGAATACATAAAGTTGTACAAAAAAGTTTCATATCAGGATGGAATTATCATTTGATTCTGAATGCAAGAAAGTCTCAACTTTTTATAAAAGGTAGAACAAAGCTATGATCAGAGCTGAAAGAACTAGGATAGCATGATTCATGGTCTGATCTGATGAAATCTGGTCCTGAATGAAACTTATTCTCATGAGATAGTTCCCTCATGATAAGTCGCATACTTATTTCCTGTGGTTTGAGGGCAAGAATCTGGCATATTATAGCTTATCTGGTAAGTGGTAAAGCTAGTTGCCAAACTCACTAAAATAATATTGGCAGGAAAAAAGCatattagttctttttaaaattttaaaattttaattttttaacaacttttttttaagattttgaattccaaatttttctccctcctccctaaaaGAGTAATCAATTTGAcaaatttgacatcaattttatatgagcaatatgatatagattttatattttatatgatcaaaGGGTCATATATCtcaattggaagagacctcagagacatCAGTCCAAGCCCACCTTTTACAgacggggaaactgagacccagaaaagggttaagtgacttgttccaaATCATGCAGGATAGAAGATCATTCaaggaagaattgaattcaagtcatctgattccagagccagtacttttaAACCATTTCTTACATGGGTCAGAACCATTTTCCTAAGAGGATATTTTGCCAAAGGGACCCCCTCCTAAAAAAGCCAGTGACCTAACTTTAAAAGCCTTTCTCATTATTTATTAGgatctctgtgcatttaatgtctttcctccatcatcttctcttattattttttttagtgaggcattgggttaagtgacttgcccagggtcatacagctagtatgtgttaagtgtctgaggctggatttgaactcaggtactcctgaatccagggccagtgctctatccactgcgccacctagctgcccttctctcaTTATTTATTACCAGTTCTCCCAGTCAATCACAGTAGTTCCCCTGCCTGTATACCAAcctaatttaattcaacaagcatttaaaggACCTACTATTCCCAGGCATCCTTACTagacactgagaatacaaaaacaaaacaatccctaatCTGAAGCACCTTTCATTCTCTAGGTTGTATGTTACATCATTGGATGTCCTCCTAAATATGAAGTAATTAATTACAAGTATCCTGGCAAAAGAGCACACTACA
It encodes the following:
- the GPRC5D gene encoding G-protein coupled receptor family C group 5 member D isoform X2, giving the protein MSSDCFEITNDYYLLCNTEEAWGIILESLAAIGIVVTILFLLVLLLLMYKVQDCNRWSILPTQFVFLLSVLGLFSLTFAFIVRLNLQTGPVRYFLFGVLFALCYSCLLAHASNLVKLVQGRGSFSWSTLLGIAIGVCLLQIIIAIEYVTLIMNRGPMFIYMTTYQLNVDFVALLTYVLFLMVLTFFVSKAILCGPCEAWRCHGTYIFITMVFSIIIWVVWITMLLRGNPQLQKQPRWDDPVICIALVTNAWVFLLTYIVPEFYDLYCSCKQDNVFQAPTFQQSFKLETQDLSRDC
- the GPRC5D gene encoding G-protein coupled receptor family C group 5 member D isoform X1, which translates into the protein MSSDCFEITNDYYLLCNTEEAWGIILESLAAIGIVVTILFLLVLLLLMYKVQDCNRWSILPTQFVFLLSVLGLFSLTFAFIVRLNLQTGPVRYFLFGVLFALCYSCLLAHASNLVKLVQGRGSFSWSTLLGIAIGVCLLQIIIAIEYVTLIMNRGPMFIYMTTYQLNVDFVALLTYVLFLMVLTFFVSKAILCGPCEAWRCHGTYIFITMVFSIIIWVVWITMLLRGNPQLQKQPRWDDPVICIALVTNAWVFLLTYIVPEFYDLYCSCKQDNVFQAPTFQQSFKLETQDLSRARDSDGAEEDIALTSCGTPIHLQTVDPNQEYLIPRAKVNLHQDTGL